The following DNA comes from Papaver somniferum cultivar HN1 chromosome 4, ASM357369v1, whole genome shotgun sequence.
AATAACAAAAGACCACTCAACTCAAAGCATCTAAACAAACAACACAACTTTTTTTATTATATACTTGTGGTATGTGTTCGAATAATTCAACAGGAACTACTAATCAAACTAGGAAGTAAGcgttcaacttcttcttcaccatccggAAGCTGTGAAGCCTGTCTCTTTATTGCTTCTACGTCGAAATTCCAACCGCTCATCCTGTATCGTGGTAATTCTCCCCTTTCCACTTCTGTACGTGTAAGATACTCACTGGACCGAGCTTTCTTGAAGAAGGGATGATGCTTTAATAATTTTTGTGCTGAAGGACGCTCGTGAGGTTGTTTCTGCAAGCACGACTTGATCATTTCCCTAAAAGACTTCGAGAACTTCTTGTCCCTTTCACAATCGAGACCAGGCGGTGCATCGTGTATAATCTTCATAATAATCCTCATGGCAGGAAATTTAGAGTACGGAGCATGCCCATGAGCAAGTTCCAATGCTGTTATACCAAAAGACCAGATGTCAGCTTTAAAGTCGTATCCCTTTTGTTGCTCCAGAACCTCAGGTGCCATCCAGCAGAAAGTTCCCGTAAAAGTGTTTCTTCCATGTAGCCTCTTCCCCTCATCAAAAAGGCTTGCGGAAGCACCAAAATCACAAAGCTTTATTGCACCGCGTGAATCCATTAAAATATTGCCTGCTTTGACATCTCGATGTATGTCCCCGTGTTGGTGTATGTTCACCAATCCTTTCAAAACTTCACGTACAATCGTAGCGATCACAGCCTCTTCGAATCCATCTGGAAAAGCTGTCTTCATGATATGCTGACATGAACCAGTAGCCATGAATGGCATCACCACCCAGAGATGGTGATCTGTAACGAAGGAACAGTGCGCCTTCAAGAGATTTGGCTGATCCATCAGAGTCATGGTCTGTGCTTCATGAGCGATTTTACACAATTCACTGTTCTCCTTTTCGAGATCCAACACTTTGATTGCAACAGTTTCTTGTGTCGGAATACAAACTGCACGATAAATTGTTGCAGTAGCTCCGCTacctatttcttcaaaaaaaaattataatgctcGGCTCCTAAAGGGTATTTCTGCTGCTTTTCCATCTTGgttttttaagtttttctcagagttcttctcttttgttttcttgaaAGATCTCTCTGAAAACTTACGAGTAGCTAGTGTTATTCTCTATACGGAACCCTGCCACAATATTTATAGAGGAAACTATGCCACCTTATAAAAACTTAGTTAGACGAGAACTCTAATTTCATTGGCTAGCTTGGCCTATAAAGAAGTTATACGGCGGCCGAATCCTATTTCCAATCAACATTAGACCTTCTACTCTGAAAAGGAGTGGAGTTATTATTCCTAAGTAAAACTAGAAAACTAAACAAGGAAATATCCTGCTTCCTTCCCAAGTTCCCCCTACCAATGGAATTCCTTTCTAAAATCTTCCTCCAGAGGTTTTTTTCTTTCCAGAATATCTATTCTGGAGTCCAGCTGCAGCTTCAGTATATATTACTTTTGCCATCAATACTTctgtcttattttgccttccgaTTTGTTGAAAGTGAAAGTAGAAGCACAACAGATTCATGCATACATTACTAGAAGCAAGGTTTCAAACCTTGTCGGGTGACCTTGGTTACGGTCATACCATCTTGTGCATGATCAAGGGTAAAATTATGGAGATTATGAGGAGTCTACAGACATTTGCAAATGCTTAATTTATGTCGGAGAGACATAGGAAGATGGGAGAGAAATATGAGCTAGAAAATTGTAATTTTATTTCATTTGCACTCAACTAGTTGTAACATACTACATTAGATATGTGGCAGCTTTTATTAATACCCCAAGCTAGCTAACCAAACTAGTAGTACTACTACTACTATTATTATTATCTAGTCTAGAAGCAAAACATCGTAAGACGTCTTTATTACTCACTGTCTCAGACTTGAGCGCAAGTCTAACCTGAGACCTAAGTCCTGGGGTAAGTATCATGGTCTCTTCTCTTCTGTTATTCTTCAACCTGTTAGCTTCTTCCCTTGAGATTTGATAAGCATTCATTAGCACATCTGCTGGCATTGCTCTCAAAGCAGAAGTCTTTCCAACTAGTGGGCTCATCATTGCATTGTCGTTAGTCTTGAAAGCTACCCATTCAAATCCTTCATTTCCAGCTTGTTTCACCACTGCGAAGTTTTGAGGAACAACCAAAATTTGTCCTTGGTTGAGCTGTCCATTGAAGACTTGGCGACCAGCGTTGCCTACAACCTGAACTCTAGCATTTCCTCTTGTAACGTAAATCACACTGTGGGCATTCAAGTGCCAGTGTGGTGCCACTAGTGCATTCTGGTAAAGAACACCTCTCTCAGCACTCATCTGGATGAAGTTAAGGATGGGTAACTTTTGGCTgttaaggctagtgattcttccaCCCTTTTCAGAGTAAATGTCAGCACGAGTTGGATTGGCTATGTTTTGCTTGAGTCTCATGCTACAGATAGTCTCTTCTACTCCATTTGTTACCCGATATTGCTCTTCAGTCTCCTCTTCTTCTCCCCTCTGTGGCCTAATCACTTGAAGTCCTTCTTGAACAAAGACTATGTTTCCTCTCTGGTCATTTTGTCCTTGTAGTCTTCTAGCTGTCTCAGTATTCACACCAAAAGCCTCAGCCAAAGTCTCAACGTCGAATCCATTGAAAATGTTGTTCGTTGGGATCTCTTGCTGCCCTCtacgttgctgctgctgctgttgttgatacGCTGACCCAGTCTGTGATTGCTGGCTTCCGGCCAGTTGGAATTTCTGTTCGCATTCAACAAGCAAAATCGAGTCAGTGATTATTAGAGTGTCAGTTACCTATCTGGTTCCCAAACCAAATAATCGGTGGTGAATTTTCGTACCCTGAGGTTACGGTCGAGCTGGTTAGCATTGTTACTGGTGTCATGAACAACAACCATGACGAGTGGTGTCTCACCCTCGTTGTAGCACCAATGTGCTTCACCGGTTGGCAAAGCCACGATGTCTCCTTGTTGGATCTGGCGAATCTTTTGATGCTGGTCTCTGGATCTCTGTTGCTGACCTCTTTCTCTCAATCACTGAGTTTGCGGTATTGAGTGGAATGTTTCAGGGCATCCAGGAATGAGTGCTCCAGTCACTCCCCTACCTGGATGGACATGTAGAAAATTAATTTCCATGTTACGGATCTTTGAAGTGAAGGAGTGACAATAAGCTTATAAATGTTAATTGCAATAACATGaagaataatataaaaaaaatggacATGCCTTGAACTATGTACACGAGTCTTGGTGCATTGGCAAAGGAAGGTAAAAGAAGTCCTCTAGGCTGGATAATGTGTCGCGTAGCGGATACACCGGCACAGTCAAATTGTTCATTTGTCTGATCCCAGAACTCAGTTACACCTGCCTCTGATTCAAATCGCCTATTAGGTTCTTGAGCATTTTAGGCTCTGGATTTGACATTGGCTTTGACCTGCTTGGTATCGACGTTGTGGTTGTCGTTGCTGCTGCTGGCTTTGCCATTCTCCTCCTTGTTGCTCTATCTGAGCTACACAACCATGAAAGAGAAGGATGCAAAGGCCAAGAGAAAATAAATACGACTTCGTCGCCATACAGAattaactctttgagatttttTAGATTGAGATGGATGTGTGAAATGGTGAATGAGTTTGGTATTTATAGGAGAACGAGAGGTTTTTAGTGTTTGACACATTGCAGATGGTTGGTGAAAAAGATTCCATCTTCAGGCAATTTTCATGTTCGCACTTTGCATGGATTTACTGTGATGCAGAAATAAAAGAATCGGATTCTCTTTGTGAGTGCTGGGATTGGGTGACAGGATTTTAAACTTTTTGGAATGGACAAATTAAGCAGGGTGCGCATTGCATGGACAGATCCACCATAATAACCTTTTTACATCAGCGAACCTATAAAATTATTCAAGGACTTGCACGCTACAACAGTAGACCAAATTGGTCATTCAGTATGCAACCGCAAAGTTAgaatgtcaaaagattcagagcAAGTAATCTCATGTTAGTAGCTATTGTTTACTGCAAACCCCAATAGCATACAAAATTGGGATTTGTATAGGGTCCGGCTGAGACTCAGCTGCAAACAACAAAAGATATATATACTAAGGCGGGATCAATCATCAAAAGACCACTCAACTCAAAGCATCTAAACAAACTACAAACTTGATTATATATTTTTGGTGTTTGAACAATTCAACTGGAAATAATTAATAGTATACACTGTATTCAATCAGCCACTCGAGCAGAGGGGTCAATTCTCCGTCATCCGGAAGCTGTGAAGCCCTGTGTCTTTATAGCTTCAACGTCGAAATTCCAACCGCTGAACCCCTTTTTTGTGTCGTCCTATTTCTCCCCTTTCCACTTCTGCCAATTTCTTCTGTATAACCATGTCTTGTTTCATCTTTGATTCCTTAGCGGAATCCTCCAGACTAGGTAGTTCCTTCAGCAGTGTACGTGTAAGATACTCACTGGAACGAGCTCTCTTGAAGAAGGGATGCTTTAATAATTGTTGTGCAGAAGGACGCTCGGGAGCTTTTTTCTTCAAGCACGACTCGATGAGTTTCCTAAAAGACTTTGAGAACTTCTTGTCCTTCTCGCAATCGATACCAGGCGGTGCATCGTGTATAATCTTCAGAAGAATCTTCATCGAAGGAAATTTAGAGTACGGGGAATGCCCATGAGCAAGTTCCAATGCTGTTATACCAAAAGACCAGATGTCATCCTTAAAGTCGTATTCGTTTTCCTCCATAACCTCAGGTGCCATCCAGCAGAATGTTCCCGTAAAAGTATTTCTTCCATGTAGCCTCTTTCCCTCATCAAAAAGGCTTGCAGAAGCACCAAAATCACAAAGCTTTATCGCACCACGTGAATTCACTAAAATATTTCCTGCCTTGACATCTAGATGTATATCCCCATGCTGGTGTATGTTCACCAATCCTTTCAAAACTTCGCGTAAAATCGTAGCAATCACAGCCTCTTCGAATCCATCTGGAAAAGCTGACTTCATGATATGCTGACATGAACCAGCAGCCATGAATGGCATCACCACCCAGAGATAGTGATCTGTAACGAAGGAACAGTGCGCCTTCAAGAGATTTGGCTGATCCATCAGAGTCATGGTCTGTGCTTCATGAGCGATTTTACACAATTCACTGTTCTCCTTTTCGAGATCCAACACTTTGATTGCAACAGTTTCTTGTGTCGGAATACAAACTGCACGATAAATTGTTGCAGTAGCTCCGCTACCTATTTCTTCGAACAGATTATATTGCTCGGCTCCTAAAGGGTACTTCTGCTGCTTTTCCATCTTGCTTTCTTGAGTTTTTCTCAGAGTTCTTCTCTTTCGTTTTCTTGAAAGATCTCTCTGAAAACTTTTATGAGTAGCTAATGTTATTCTCTATACGGAACCCTGACACGATATTTATATAGAGGAAACTATGCCGCCTTATAAAAACTTACTTAGACCCGGTCTCTAATTTCATTGGCTAGCTTGGCCTATACAGCAGTTATACGTACGGCACAATCCTATTTCCAATCAACATTACGCTTTCTACTGTGAAAAGGAGTTATTATTCCAAGTTAAACTAGAAAAACTAAATAACGAAATATCAtgcttgtttcccaagttcccCCTACCAATGGAATTCCTTTCTAAAATCTTCTTCCagggtcttttttttcttttcagaataTGTATTCTGGAGTTCACCATATATAACTTTGTCTTATTTTTGCTTTCGGATTTGTTGAAAGTGAAAGTAGAAGCACAACAGATTCATGCATACATTTCAAGAAGCAAGGTTTCAAACCTTGACAAGTGACATTGGTTACTGTCCATCTTGTGCATGACCAAGATTACTGTTTCGCAGCAAATCCATTTCCGAGTTAAGAACTTGCTCACTGAAATGTCAATTTTGAACCTTTTATCAGCTAGTAATTCTCCCCTGGATTCTACTCATTATCAGCTAGTAATGCTCCCCTGGATTCTACTCATTATTAACTGTTTCGCAGCAGTTAAGACCGATCACTCCATAAGAAACCTGTTTTGATTTGAGGCATACTTATTTATTATCCCATCTAGGGTGGTTTTACAAGGGGCAGAGACGGACTCAGGAAGTGTAAATTTTCTTTTAAGACCCGGGCTAGAAGCttggtcgagcaaaaaaaaaaaaaaatttaggctTGTGGACTAGCAAGACCACCCGAGCTTTAGCTCAGGGGTAGGTTCGTCcctgataaggggtgtctaaaggtagtgcaattacctatatatccttaaacaatctaattactagagtgcccttatcctcaaaaacctaaaatcaaaaattaaaataacctttaaacttaaacatcttggacaccaattcaatcaagcaatcaatcaatcaaagaaaacacgaatcgaagtgagctatgttggagtgcgaaatccaaatctcaattgctcttatacatattttagaatgcatttgtaacaaacccatcttgtttttgattgattttattttatttgatcgataaaatatgatttcaaagatgaaattagggtttccagaagatcagttcggctgatcttggaatatcaattttgagccgaacctagtatatGATTTCAAGAAATACTATGTTCTTCTAATGCgattttgctagattttgttcgaatcaaccgaacctaaattcgtcagttacagagttCGGCTGACAAGATATCAGCTGAACCTCTATTTTTTGGAAATACACCTAGGTTCGGCTAACAACAATTTTGTTCAAATCAGCTGAACCTAAATTCATGAGTTACAGAgtaaagttcggctgataacttatcATCCGAACCTCTTTGTttcgaaaatatacctaggttcggctgacaaattgtcagccgaactgttcatctgctCAGTAGATCTGTGttttaaaaaattcaattttttgatagattcaacttataaaaaagacattaaacctcgtatagaagtctacccctgatttgaatcacacattttggtcacttctaatcactaaaatctcaaaacccaagtttctttttcacttcttcttcttcttcttctcaaaaattcTAACTCTCTCACAAAAAATTGATTTCTTTACTAATttaacactaataatttaatttttaatcaatccttaaaattcctaattaatcaaatctaatcataatcgttaacactaattatgtaagggtagttatgtcattatcaaaaaggatggataaggggtgatgttgttttttatttagtgaccatattttggcattatttagtatgcctcaaaaaaatctagtatgcctcaaaacaggtttcctccataagagcaagtcttatggtggtatccaaactattccaaatgtggaaaaaccatgaaatgtcaagtctagtggcttccaagttggggtcttccacagaaaatccaagcaaggttccacgattgcgtggaagggttcgtggaatccatctgaacgccaataaaaaTAGCGctaaacgctaataagaatagcgctaaaaaaacgccactaagaattgcgtttttttttatccgtagatttaaaatgagttgttgaaatctaacggctgagaaaaaagctccattcttaataacgtttttttagctccattcttaattgcgtttttttagctctatTAAGAATAgcatttctactattccaccattacacttgcacttccatccacagttccaagtgttgaggtggcgtggaaggtggatggattccaccataagacttgctctaagtaTAGTATTCAGTGTATCAACTTCTCTTGGTGGTTGGTGGGCTTATAGTGTTTACACCAAGCTCATTGGCCCAACAACATAGCAGCTGCTTTTTCTCTGTTTCCGGATCTATTTCAGTTTCTGAAAAGTGAAAACTATAATTTGTTTTGGTTTCGCTCATATAGTTTGCTGCATTACTCGTACATAGCATGTCAGCTTAATTAGCAAGCCTTGATTTCATCATATGGAGCAGCATTGCTCGTTCTAATAACTACACCGCTGTATCATTAATTTCTCTTCTGATTTTTTGCTCTTTCCTTGGCACAAGTACCAGGAGTGAGTGAAACTAGGCTTCCAACATAAACAACTCTCTTCATACAAGGGCCGTTCTCTAGCAAGTCCATGCACCTACAAACTATATTTTTACACAATGGGTAATGACATAATGTTTAGTCGTAGACTCGTGGTGTCTTCTAGCAATTAATTCTACCTGTTaattcaaaattgtaaaaccttagcaACTTCGACAAAGAAAGGCTATGAAGAAACCAAACAGTGTGGTTCGATGTGAAGGACATGGATGAAAACGCAGGTGTGGATCACCGAAATCAACATCATATTTGGCTGCCGTGCTATATTTTTGCCAGAACTTGGTAATTTCAAGTGGCGATAGTGGTGATGGACTGAGAGTATTATCTAGTTTCTTCCGACTGCTGATCTAAGTTAGCCTAATGTATCAGTAAGCGAAATGACAGCATAATAGGCCATTCTACAGGTGTACGCAAGAGAAGGATACAAATATAAGCAAACAACACATGGATTACTTTtcttaattggatattttcttttCACAAATCAATTGAAAGATCGGTTCAGAACTGACAATCGTCCAGAATCCCCATTTAATAGGAACACTTCCAAAGGATAATACAATGATGAATAAGACGATGATGATATGAACCTAGGAGTGGGTTGCAAAATTTTGCTACCTTTCGCGCATTGAATGGAAAAAAGACGGGGTCCAATTCGCATCTGCCACACCTGCATGAGCATTCCACTTTAAATTTCTGAACATTGTAATGATTCTTTTGCAGTTTCTTCTTAAGTCTACACTTCTAGATAGGTAAGTAACAGGAGTTGCAAGCATTAAAAGAGGTGAAGATTGTGGGGAACCAACTTGAAGCGAAGGCTGTAGCTATAACTAAGATATTCCCAAACCCAAAACCAAATTTATTAAGAAATGACCAACTTAAGCCTGAAAAAGGGTCCAGTTGAGCTGAACGGCCTCCAAGCACATATCACATTCCCAGCCTAAGCATATGACAGATTTTTTTATGACAGAGCAGATACTATACGCAGTTGGAGGTGCCAGGTAGAGAAAGAATGGATCACTAGTGCACAGAATAAATTCAATTTTCTAATGAGGTCAAAGGTAAAGTGACACCTAGAAATTAAGAAACTGCTCAGTTCCTACATACCATCAAAATGAAGAGTACGAAAATATAGTAAGAAAATACAGATACCTCAATTATTCCTTTCCGAGGTGCGTGAATAGCAAGACACAAACAATAATCACTCTTTGAGTATTCATGATAAGCCGAACTAGATGATGCTTTATCTTTTCCAAATTGCATCTCCATGAAAAGACAACAAGCATCGCGGTATCCCTGAAAGTTTGATAAGAAAGCCAAATATCAAGAAGAGTTTTAGAGACCTTCCAGGGGCTTTTTTAGAAGAGTTTTTGCGAGATACCTTCCAAATTCGAACAACAACAAGTGCCTGCGTATCTAGTAACAATATACGACCAAGAGAATCAGTTATGGCAGCTAATGAACCACTAGGTGATAGAGTtagcttttctccttttcttGGGTGATCTTTCAAACAAGTCAGAACAGATGCTGCAACCATTTAAAGTGAAAAAAATCAGCATATCACACATAGATAATAGGATAAGAAAATATGATAaaccaaacaacaacaaacaGAGAACAACTATAGTGCTAACAATAAGGAAACGTTGCCATTTTACACCTTACACAATTATTAATCTCATACAGGACTCTGTTTACGACGCTAGaaatttctaaagaagaaaaaggaagaaacAGAAACATAACTGATAAAACATATAACTGGTGAATAAAGCTTGGTTTCAGGCATAGCTGAGCATAGAGTCTCAGTACAACAGATCCGTGTGTTGAGAAAACTGTGTGAACTTTGCCATGACCACTCATATTTTATTCTCACACATTTACACTGAATAAGTAGCTGCATTGATGCCTTAGCTAACTTTGGTGGACTAAGGTCCCTGATCTTTTAGGTTCTGTTATTAGCCACGAAACACTGAGTTTACCTTTCTATAGATCCAAATGATGTAACTTTAATTttcataaaaaggaaaaagaaaaaaacgagaCACAGCCAATACACCCTTTAACTGGTTGGAATAGAGCTCATGTTCAAGCATAGATGTATGTAGAGCAGCAATGTAGCATGGTAATAGAATTGTGGGTTAAGAAAACTGTAAGAACTTAGCAACGACCAACCATTCATTTTTATTCTCACACATTTACACAGAAAAAAGTACCTGTACTAATGCCTTGGCTAAGTTTGGTGGACTAAGGTGATGCAGGGGATTCTAAGAAACCCATCTTAAGGTCTAAGGTATCTAatattttagttttgttattgGTCATGAAAACACGAGTTTACCTCTTTCTAGATTTAACGGatgtaaattttctttttctagtatattactttttttttgtatcttctaACAAATTTTGCCATCATATATAGAAATAAATTAGGGTGGTAAGGAGCAATATTCAACTGATAAAGAGTGACTTCACCTCTAGCGAATGACTGGGGCTTCACTTCTGACTTCTTTGGTGAAGCTTTCTTACTACTCCATATCATACTAGAGAAGGAAGATATTGTTGAAAATGCAACAGGAACAACCTTTGACAAAATAGCTCCAACTAAAGACCTGCTTCTGTCTTCTGAAAGCCTGAAATTGAGAGCGATTAATCCACCCGATCTAACTATAAGACATCAATCAGGCATCACACTAGATCAAGGAACAATCTATGCGTCGGAAAAaattcagcaataaaaatctaaAAGTACAAGTGCAGTAGCAGTCACCTATATGCTGAAATGACAGTATCTTCTCCAATAGTTACAGCACAATAAAACCGCTCACTTGACTGCCCACAATAAAAGCAGCTGAATTCAAATACCAGAATAGCTTCAGAAAGTCCGCACGACAGTGATCAATCAAAGGGCTAGGAATGGATGGTGGTGGGAAGTATATTACAGGTAAACAAAGTAACGGATCACAAAGTAGGAAAGTTAGTCTTTAAAGATTCACGATGTAATAGGAGTTGCAACAACCTGAGCTACTCAATCCCTACATTCATGCATTTTTAAAAACCTGTCCCACAAGCACCATTCTTTGTACAATATACAGTATGTTTTCATTTCTACAAACATGTATATTAGTTTAGCTTTCATAAGAGCAATTCACCTGAACTTCCATCAATGGAGGCGGCATTAGTCCAGTTATAGATGCATCAGCGCACGATCCATATTTGCTAACATTCCATAGCTGGTGGGTTATTCTTCCGTAAGAGTTCGCAAGGTCCTCTCCATTTTGTGTCTTTTGCTCCCACATTTGTGAATGTGTGTCTTGAGACCACTTTTGAAGCATTTTCTACACATTCAAAAGTAGCATGACTGTTAGCTAGTCTCGTAAAGCAACTAAAAGTCATAATACAGTAATCAAGGAATGTTGAATAGGTCGCAATCCACCATAACAAGTGTAATGTTTGAGCTAGAAACTCTTTTAATGGTGAAAGCTGGTATATTCATTCAGTTTCTAAGAGGTTTGGGTTCATTAAGTTTTCATGGAAGACAGTAGATAGTATCAATAGCCAACCATCTAGTATGGTTTAATTCTCCTACATTTCTGTAGGTTTAGATGATTATATTATTCAGACCATATTACCATTAACTTGGTTCTTATAGACGAAAATTACAATTTATGACAACAGAAAATGCACAATGTACAACAACTTGTCAACTTGATCTAAAATCTAAACTAGTTAGAATACATACCCAAAGGTCTGATCCATCAAAACGTGCAATGACATCAGACATAACAACACAAAGCTCTTCTGAGGAAGCATCCTCTGATAGAAGACTCTTAGTTGATCGTACTCGCAACCGCAGTATCCGTCCAGGATATATCATCTAAACAACACACAAACAACAACTTTAGTATTCTCCTAACCCTAACTTACAAATTAGATCGAAAAAATACATCAATTTGGGGAATTAGGTTCAATTGCATAAGAAATGAACAACAATTAGATATACCTGTTCATGAACCAGATCACCCCTTAATGAGTAAATCAAAAGATACCCATTAGAAGTACCAATAGCAAGAACTTTTATATCATCAAATACAAGCCATTGAATAGCTGTGATTTCACCTTGTAGAGATGGGATTAATGAAGGACGGATCTTAAGTTTGTTTATTGAAGAAGGATCATTAGAATCTTGATTATTCCAATCAAGGATTAGAATTAGAGATTGATTAGAAAGGGCTAGACAATGAGTATCAAGAGCTGAGAGAAGGGTTGGATCATTAACTAACCAACCTTCTTTTCCTGCTCCTAATTCTGTTAAATCTTCACAAGCTATACAACCTAAATCTGTTAAGTGGGATCTTCTCGCCATTGATGGATGTTTAATTCATCGAAAGACAGAATTTGCAGAcacgaggaggaggaagaagaatgtGCAGAGGTTAAGGAAGACAAGAAGATGCAACTTTTCAGTCGAGAGATGTTTAATGTTTCGTCAAGAGATGCTACTCGTGCCAATTATTATCCGTTGGATCGGCGATTGTTTTACCGAGGAGACGTCTCTTTATGAAGGGAGACTTGGCTTAGTATGACCGGTCCCGCAAGTGagcataatgattgtgcatcacaaaGTTGTAGGCCAAGTCAGTATCCAGCCGTAATGGCGCAATGCAAAGCTATAATAGCGCAACGAAGCCATACTGTATAGAAGATAGTAGTTATATTCAACAAATTGgtaattattttcatcttctccatTGAATTCTTTTAACCATCTTCTTATTTTCTACCCGGATTTTAATTTAGTTTAAGATCCGGGTAGATTTATCTACGTAATATATATCTAAATAAAACAAATTGCATCATAGCAATTGGTGTTGTAGATAGTTTTTATTTCTGATTACGTATGGCAAGCATTGCCATTACGGTTTCTCATACCTCCTGGAGGACTTTCGATTTCATTCAATCTTTCATTCAACCTTCTGCGAATATGATGATCAAAGATTACAGATTTCGATGAAGAACTTGGGCATATTACTTCTTTTATGGAAGCATCTTATCTACTC
Coding sequences within:
- the LOC113275070 gene encoding rab3 GTPase-activating protein non-catalytic subunit-like, with the protein product MARRSHLTDLGCIACEDLTELGAGKEGWLVNDPTLLSALDTHCLALSNQSLILILDWNNQDSNDPSSINKLKIRPSLIPSLQGEITAIQWLVFDDIKVLAIGTSNGYLLIYSLRGDLVHEQMIYPGRILRLRVRSTKSLLSEDASSEELCVVMSDVIARFDGSDLWKMLQKWSQDTHSQMWEQKTQNGEDLANSYGRITHQLWNVSKYGSCADASITGLMPPPLMEVQSSERFYCAVTIGEDTVISAYRLSEDRSRSLVGAILSKVVPVAFSTISSFSSMIWSSKKASPKKSEVKPQSFARASVLTCLKDHPRKGEKLTLSPSGSLAAITDSLGRILLLDTQALVVVRIWKGYRDACCLFMEMQFGKDKASSSSAYHEYSKSDYCLCLAIHAPRKGIIEVWQMRIGPRLFSIQCAKGSKILQPTPRFISSSSYSSLYYPLEVFLLNGDSGRLSVLNRSFN
- the LOC113273696 gene encoding serine/threonine-protein kinase fray2-like, yielding MEKQQKYPLGAEQYNLFEEIGSGATATIYRAVCIPTQETVAIKVLDLEKENSELCKIAHEAQTMTLMDQPNLLKAHCSFVTDHYLWVVMPFMAAGSCQHIMKSAFPDGFEEAVIATILREVLKGLVNIHQHGDIHLDVKAGNILVNSRGAIKLCDFGASASLFDEGKRLHGRNTFTGTFCWMAPEVMEENEYDFKDDIWSFGITALELAHGHSPYSKFPSMKILLKIIHDAPPGIDCEKDKKFSKSFRKLIESCLKKKAPERPSAQQLLKHPFFKRARSSEYLTRTLLKELPSLEDSAKESKMKQDMVIQKKLAEVERGEIGRHKKGVQRLEFRR